Proteins from one Niallia circulans genomic window:
- a CDS encoding pilus assembly protein PilO, with protein MRFSENRSLFLFLLSAVIILGAGAYTYYAYLQPLSTNVNTKETELQLVKQQVSILDSKIKAAKESTKTSTVQLQQQVPVKRLLEQALLQIEKAEIISDTNLIEIKLNGTDSDETVTEEDLTTADKAIDDANKSDSEASDEKAADAETTLPNGIKKTTINILGEANTYFDLEKLLEQLQSSKRIMDIDSLKITGTKEVMEVEDNDQKIEFEMTLSIYYYPELEDLINDLPSMESPASADRKNPFAGVSTEENDN; from the coding sequence ATGAGATTTAGCGAAAACAGATCGCTTTTTTTGTTCCTGCTAAGTGCAGTAATTATATTAGGTGCAGGTGCTTATACGTATTATGCATACTTGCAGCCACTTTCTACCAATGTAAATACGAAGGAAACGGAGCTGCAGCTTGTTAAACAGCAGGTTTCCATTCTTGATTCGAAAATTAAAGCGGCAAAAGAAAGCACAAAAACTAGCACTGTTCAGCTTCAGCAGCAGGTGCCTGTGAAACGATTGCTTGAACAAGCCCTTTTGCAAATAGAAAAAGCAGAAATTATTTCAGACACAAATCTAATCGAAATAAAGCTGAATGGCACAGACTCGGATGAAACAGTTACGGAGGAAGATTTGACAACAGCTGATAAAGCGATAGATGATGCCAATAAGTCAGACAGCGAAGCAAGTGATGAAAAGGCAGCAGACGCTGAAACAACGTTGCCAAACGGCATCAAAAAAACAACCATCAATATTTTAGGAGAGGCAAACACCTATTTCGACCTGGAGAAACTGTTAGAGCAGCTTCAGTCCTCTAAACGGATTATGGATATTGATTCGTTGAAAATCACTGGAACGAAGGAAGTTATGGAAGTAGAAGATAACGATCAGAAAATTGAGTTCGAGATGACATTATCCATATACTATTATCCAGAGTTGGAAGACTTGATCAATGACTTGCCATCAATGGAAAGCCCTGCTTCAGCAGACAGGAAGAACCCATTTGCAGGGGTGTCTACAGAGGAAAATGACAATTAA
- a CDS encoding type II secretion system F family protein, translated as MARYKYEGRDRRGKKTGIVTAQSKRDAMLQLKEKGIRVMEMNEIPETLLTKELTLGSPVKLQDFVIYLRQFATLLKAGISVVESTAILAQQTESKGLRKALLAVEQDLRDGNPLSQAASKHRKVFSSMFVNMIRAGEASGSMDETLERLAVHYERQHFTKQKIVSALTYPIAIAIIAIVVVIFLLVSIVPTFVDMFKDFGGELPAITQFVLNASEFMQVFWWLIVLLMIGFVVGILVVRNNKASKYYLDYFLLRIPIFGKILQKAALARMTRTLSSLFSSSVPILQAIAIVESVIENEVMSKVLIKSRSALEQGQSLTTPMKAHWVFPPLVTQMIAIGEETGSLDAMLSKVADFYEREVESATDRLKSLIEPIMIVLLAGIVGTIVTSIMVPMFEIFNHVQ; from the coding sequence ATGGCTCGTTATAAATATGAGGGAAGAGACCGTAGAGGTAAGAAAACAGGCATCGTTACGGCACAGTCCAAACGTGATGCGATGCTGCAGCTGAAGGAAAAAGGAATAAGAGTCATGGAAATGAACGAAATTCCTGAGACTTTGCTCACAAAGGAGCTAACCCTTGGCAGTCCTGTGAAGCTGCAAGACTTTGTTATATATTTACGCCAATTTGCGACATTGCTGAAAGCTGGTATTTCTGTTGTTGAATCGACTGCTATTTTGGCGCAGCAAACGGAAAGCAAAGGGCTTCGAAAAGCATTGCTTGCAGTTGAGCAGGATTTGCGTGATGGAAATCCGTTGTCTCAAGCAGCGAGCAAGCATCGTAAAGTGTTTTCAAGCATGTTTGTCAACATGATCCGTGCAGGAGAAGCAAGTGGAAGCATGGACGAAACATTAGAAAGACTTGCCGTTCACTATGAAAGACAGCATTTTACAAAGCAGAAGATTGTTTCAGCACTAACGTATCCGATAGCAATAGCCATCATAGCCATTGTCGTTGTTATCTTTTTGCTTGTCAGCATTGTGCCGACATTTGTGGATATGTTCAAGGATTTTGGCGGTGAATTACCGGCAATCACCCAATTCGTCTTAAATGCAAGTGAATTTATGCAAGTATTTTGGTGGCTAATTGTTCTATTGATGATTGGATTTGTCGTCGGCATTCTTGTCGTTCGAAATAATAAAGCATCAAAATACTATTTGGACTACTTCCTTTTACGGATACCAATATTCGGGAAAATTCTGCAAAAGGCAGCATTGGCAAGAATGACAAGAACGTTAAGCTCCCTGTTTTCAAGCTCTGTGCCGATATTACAGGCAATTGCCATTGTTGAAAGTGTTATTGAAAATGAAGTGATGTCAAAGGTGCTTATCAAGTCAAGAAGCGCATTGGAGCAAGGACAATCTCTGACAACTCCAATGAAGGCACACTGGGTCTTCCCGCCGCTCGTCACGCAAATGATAGCCATCGGGGAAGAAACAGGTTCTCTTGATGCAATGCTTTCAAAGGTCGCCGATTTCTACGAAAGAGAAGTCGAAAGCGCAACAGACAGACTAAAGTCCTTAATCGAACCAATCATGATCGTCCTGCTTGCAGGCATCGTTGGAACTATTGTCACATCCATCATGGTACCGATGTTTGAGATATTCAACCACGTTCAATAA
- a CDS encoding type IV pilus twitching motility protein PilT: MYNNIDHLLRVGFELKASDIHLTVGVPPVMRINGELRRYGKESLTPADTEKMAKEMIPEDLWDAFKEKGELDFSYSLTGVSRFRVNTYKQRACVALAIRVVPTSIPNLEELRLPQILKKISEKPQGLILVTGPTGSGKSTTLAAMIAYMNDTMRKHIITLEDPIEYLHKHGKCIIDQREVGFDTNNFANGLRASLRQDPDVILVGEMRDLETIQTAITAAETGHLVLGTLHTSSAPATINRIIDVFPPSQQDQIRIQLASVLVSIVSQRLFPTPDKSGRVSATEILINNAAVANLIRNEKIHQILNIMQTSRAAGMHTLESNVKELVQKGAILKEAALPYLQEEQSNGSL, from the coding sequence GTGTATAACAATATCGACCATTTGCTTCGGGTCGGCTTCGAGCTGAAAGCTTCAGACATCCATTTGACGGTCGGAGTTCCTCCTGTCATGCGGATAAATGGTGAGCTAAGAAGATACGGGAAAGAAAGTCTAACCCCTGCAGATACAGAGAAAATGGCAAAAGAAATGATTCCAGAGGATTTATGGGATGCGTTTAAGGAAAAAGGTGAGCTTGATTTTTCCTATAGTTTAACAGGTGTTTCCAGATTTCGGGTCAACACATATAAGCAGAGAGCCTGCGTTGCCTTGGCAATAAGGGTAGTGCCGACATCGATTCCTAACTTGGAGGAATTGCGGCTGCCGCAAATTTTGAAGAAAATCAGCGAAAAGCCGCAAGGACTCATTCTAGTAACAGGACCGACCGGAAGCGGTAAATCAACAACACTTGCAGCGATGATTGCTTATATGAACGATACGATGAGAAAGCATATTATCACACTAGAAGACCCAATTGAGTATTTGCATAAGCATGGCAAATGCATCATTGACCAGCGTGAAGTCGGGTTTGACACGAACAATTTCGCAAATGGTTTGCGCGCATCCTTAAGACAGGACCCGGACGTTATTCTGGTTGGAGAGATGCGTGACTTAGAAACGATTCAAACAGCAATAACCGCAGCAGAAACTGGCCATTTGGTGCTTGGTACTCTTCATACATCAAGTGCACCGGCAACAATTAACCGTATTATTGATGTATTTCCGCCATCCCAGCAGGATCAAATTCGTATCCAGCTAGCATCTGTTCTTGTCAGTATTGTGTCACAACGGCTGTTTCCAACACCTGATAAATCAGGAAGGGTTTCGGCAACAGAAATTCTCATTAATAATGCAGCCGTCGCCAACTTGATTCGCAATGAAAAGATTCACCAAATCTTGAATATCATGCAGACATCAAGAGCCGCGGGCATGCACACATTAGAAAGCAATGTGAAGGAGCTTGTCCAAAAAGGTGCGATATTAAAAGAAGCAGCACTGCCATATTTACAGGAGGAGCAAAGCAATGGCTCGTTATAA
- a CDS encoding prepilin-type N-terminal cleavage/methylation domain-containing protein, with protein MGQLLKKHIKNEKGLTLIELLAVIVILGIIAAIAIPSIANIIKNSRFDAVKADAVQILNGAQTYVSSNDYTTGTLTEEQLDQYVENVTTFDEGYDVIVGTNGLTFTGNGEKGNITIEFKNATLAGINAAERDGDDNTIDE; from the coding sequence ATGGGTCAATTATTAAAAAAACATATTAAAAATGAAAAGGGACTAACGCTTATCGAGCTATTAGCAGTTATCGTTATCCTTGGTATCATCGCAGCAATCGCTATTCCTAGCATTGCGAATATTATTAAGAATTCTAGATTTGATGCAGTTAAAGCAGATGCGGTTCAAATCTTGAACGGTGCACAGACTTATGTTTCATCAAATGATTACACTACAGGAACATTAACAGAAGAGCAATTAGACCAATATGTTGAAAATGTTACAACATTTGATGAAGGTTATGACGTAATTGTTGGAACAAATGGATTAACATTTACTGGTAATGGAGAAAAAGGAAACATAACTATAGAATTCAAAAACGCTACTTTAGCAGGTATTAATGCTGCTGAAAGAGATGGCGATGACAATACAATAGACGAATAA
- a CDS encoding GspE/PulE family protein, whose protein sequence is MKQIRKRLGDLLVEAGLLTEEQLQQALTDKHPDQRLGDSLLQKGFITEQQLIEVLELQLGIPHVSLYRYPFDPKLFTIVSKETAKRQLIIPLKKDGEKLYVAMADPMDFYTIDDLRLSTGFQIETAIASKDDILRAINKYYDMDEGFEELLSDPNDIGESQTDGMMEQDSPIVRLVNQILTNAATLKASDIHIDPQETKVVIRYRVDGVLRVERVLPKHMQSVLIARLKIMANLDITEHRIPQDGRIKINLDFHPIDLRVSTLPTVYGEKVVMRLLDLGSALNDLNKLGFNKVNFGRFVEMIEKPTGIVLITGPTGSGKSSTLYAALNRLNSEEVNIITVEDPVEYQLEGINQIQVNSNVGMTFAAGLRAILRQDPNVIMVGEIRDKETAEVSVRASLTGHLVLSTLHTNDSLGSITRLLDMGVEPFLVASSLSGIVAQRLVRKVCRDCGEVHPASIREKEIFAKRGLSIDKVARGRGCASCNMTGYKGRVAIHEVLVINDDMKSVIMNGESFIKLRELAIKAKTIFLIDDGLLKVKQGITTTEEVLRVAIPD, encoded by the coding sequence ATGAAACAAATTCGAAAACGACTTGGAGACTTGTTAGTGGAAGCTGGTTTGCTGACAGAGGAACAGCTTCAGCAGGCACTTACAGACAAGCATCCAGATCAAAGGCTTGGTGACAGTTTGCTTCAAAAGGGATTCATCACAGAGCAGCAGCTTATTGAAGTATTGGAATTACAATTAGGCATTCCACACGTTAGCTTGTACCGATATCCTTTTGACCCTAAATTATTTACGATTGTTTCAAAGGAAACAGCGAAAAGACAGCTGATTATCCCTCTGAAAAAGGATGGAGAAAAACTGTATGTAGCAATGGCTGATCCGATGGACTTCTACACAATCGATGATTTGCGTCTGTCCACTGGCTTTCAAATAGAAACAGCGATTGCCTCAAAGGACGATATTTTGCGGGCGATAAACAAATACTACGATATGGATGAAGGCTTTGAGGAATTGCTGTCAGATCCAAATGACATTGGTGAAAGCCAAACAGACGGCATGATGGAGCAGGATTCGCCAATCGTAAGACTTGTTAACCAAATCCTGACGAATGCAGCAACATTAAAAGCAAGTGACATTCATATAGATCCACAGGAAACAAAGGTTGTTATCCGCTATCGTGTTGATGGGGTGCTTCGTGTAGAACGAGTACTTCCAAAGCATATGCAAAGTGTATTGATCGCAAGACTTAAAATCATGGCGAATTTGGATATAACCGAGCACCGAATTCCTCAGGATGGTAGAATCAAAATCAATTTGGACTTCCATCCAATTGATTTGCGTGTCTCGACATTGCCAACAGTTTATGGAGAAAAGGTTGTTATGCGTCTTCTTGATTTAGGAAGTGCCTTGAATGACTTGAATAAGCTTGGGTTTAATAAAGTTAATTTTGGGCGTTTTGTTGAAATGATTGAAAAGCCGACAGGAATCGTGTTAATAACTGGGCCAACAGGTTCCGGGAAATCGTCGACATTGTATGCGGCGCTTAATCGCTTAAACAGTGAGGAAGTCAATATTATTACGGTCGAGGACCCTGTTGAATATCAGTTGGAAGGCATTAACCAAATACAAGTTAACAGCAATGTCGGGATGACATTTGCCGCAGGTCTGCGTGCAATTCTTAGGCAGGACCCGAATGTCATTATGGTTGGGGAAATACGGGATAAAGAAACAGCAGAAGTTTCTGTAAGAGCTTCATTGACAGGACATCTTGTATTAAGCACCCTTCATACTAATGATTCTTTAGGATCTATAACTCGTTTGCTGGATATGGGAGTCGAGCCGTTTTTGGTCGCATCCTCGCTAAGTGGCATTGTCGCACAGCGCCTTGTTAGAAAGGTATGCAGAGACTGTGGTGAGGTTCATCCGGCTTCAATAAGAGAAAAGGAAATCTTCGCCAAACGAGGATTATCTATTGATAAGGTTGCAAGAGGCCGAGGCTGTGCATCCTGCAATATGACAGGCTACAAAGGCCGTGTTGCTATTCATGAGGTGCTAGTTATAAATGATGACATGAAAAGTGTCATCATGAATGGAGAGTCCTTTATAAAGCTTCGTGAGCTTGCGATTAAAGCAAAAACAATCTTTTTGATTGATGATGGCTTATTAAAAGTAAAACAAGGAATTACTACAACTGAAGAAGTGCTTCGTGTAGCTATCCCTGACTAG
- a CDS encoding fimbrial assembly protein — MLVEINLLPKKEPKKSAMLAWVLAAAGLAALLAGLFFWQYTNDKKKLDSVEESLVLNNKIAESSQASLKNYEESDSAKDLKTAITWAEEQKVDNVFILKQLTAILPDRGFIQELEVSEKEKVTLNVQFDTKSAAAYYLNSLLQYSWVDEAVLVDSKSTDILEGKVSDQIDEAIESLKEGDIEPRYYATYEIMFSAAGIKAAQKTDEGEDSP, encoded by the coding sequence ATGCTTGTAGAAATTAACCTCCTACCTAAAAAAGAGCCTAAGAAATCAGCCATGCTCGCATGGGTCCTCGCAGCAGCAGGACTTGCAGCATTGCTTGCAGGCTTGTTTTTTTGGCAGTACACCAATGACAAGAAAAAGTTGGATTCGGTCGAGGAAAGCCTTGTTCTTAACAATAAAATTGCAGAATCTTCACAGGCAAGCTTAAAAAATTATGAAGAATCCGACTCTGCTAAAGATTTGAAAACGGCGATTACTTGGGCGGAGGAGCAAAAGGTCGATAATGTCTTTATACTAAAACAGCTTACGGCAATTTTACCTGATAGAGGCTTCATTCAAGAGCTGGAAGTGAGCGAAAAGGAAAAAGTCACGCTTAATGTCCAGTTCGACACAAAAAGTGCTGCAGCATACTATTTAAACTCTCTCCTTCAATATAGCTGGGTTGATGAGGCTGTTCTTGTTGACAGCAAATCGACAGATATTTTGGAAGGTAAAGTGAGTGACCAGATAGACGAGGCAATTGAAAGTCTTAAGGAAGGCGATATTGAGCCAAGATACTATGCTACCTATGAAATAATGTTTAGTGCTGCAGGAATAAAAGCAGCCCAAAAGACAGATGAAGGGGAGGATTCCCCATGA
- a CDS encoding prepilin peptidase, which produces MYKIYLLIFLYGITLGSFYNVVGLRVPLKKSIVRPRSHCSNCGHTLTPLELIPVLSYMLVRGKCRCCKASISPLYPIFELLTGVLFVLCPIFLGWEAELFVAWTFISLLMIITVSDITYMIIPDKVLLFFGTLLLAERVFIQLDPWWDSLLGAAVGFVLLYVIAVVSKGGMGGGDIKLFAVLGLVLGVKLVLLTFFLSTLFGTAGGLIGMYTGKVKKSKPIPFGPFIVIGALVSYFYGNDLINWYMNVFL; this is translated from the coding sequence ATGTATAAGATCTACCTACTAATCTTCCTATACGGAATAACACTAGGCTCCTTTTACAACGTCGTTGGGCTCAGGGTTCCATTGAAGAAATCGATTGTTAGGCCAAGATCGCATTGTTCGAATTGCGGGCATACATTAACACCGCTAGAATTAATACCTGTTTTAAGCTATATGTTGGTAAGGGGGAAATGCAGATGCTGCAAGGCATCGATTTCCCCCTTATATCCTATATTTGAGCTTTTAACAGGTGTTCTTTTTGTTTTATGCCCTATTTTTCTTGGCTGGGAAGCAGAGCTTTTTGTAGCATGGACGTTCATCTCTTTATTGATGATCATCACTGTTTCCGATATAACCTATATGATTATTCCAGATAAGGTGCTGTTGTTTTTCGGTACCTTGCTTTTGGCAGAAAGAGTGTTTATTCAGCTTGACCCATGGTGGGACAGCTTATTGGGAGCAGCTGTCGGCTTTGTCCTTTTATATGTGATTGCTGTCGTCAGCAAAGGCGGCATGGGTGGCGGAGATATTAAGTTGTTTGCAGTGCTTGGCCTCGTCCTTGGCGTTAAGCTGGTCCTGCTTACTTTCTTCCTTTCCACCTTGTTTGGCACGGCAGGCGGCCTTATTGGCATGTATACAGGCAAAGTAAAAAAAAGCAAACCGATTCCGTTCGGACCATTTATTGTGATCGGCGCGCTTGTCAGCTACTTTTATGGTAATGACCTAATTAATTGGTATATGAATGTATTTCTTTAA
- the pilM gene encoding type IV pilus biogenesis protein PilM, whose product MAIRFNLGKSKFVNITVKDHVIRYAELKNGHETSVQSWGERYLPAGLIHDGAIQDVETFSMIMEECIQEWKIAKKQVRFLVPDSSVVIRKISIPEDVTPDEIKGYLYMELGTSIHLPFENPVFDYHLLKEKDKNKKQIILFAAPENNIADLAEILDEVKLKPAAADISALALYRYYHHTNKTPENDGVMIIEVDLKTVNISIFEDHHPLFMRHLNIEADNDKWVQASNGPGLVYNGDNVDVWNGLDDIYKELEKVMSFYRYTLNKGDKQVKKLVITGDHPWLSGIIDQLKERFDNAEQMKGFGPSLNDEPIPTSIHVNIGLGLKEV is encoded by the coding sequence ATGGCTATTCGATTTAACCTAGGAAAAAGTAAATTTGTCAATATAACAGTAAAAGATCATGTCATCCGTTATGCAGAGTTAAAGAACGGCCATGAAACCTCTGTCCAAAGCTGGGGCGAACGCTACTTGCCGGCAGGTCTGATTCATGATGGTGCGATCCAGGATGTAGAGACCTTTTCGATGATAATGGAAGAGTGCATACAAGAATGGAAAATTGCCAAAAAACAAGTCCGCTTCCTTGTTCCTGATTCATCTGTCGTTATTCGGAAGATTTCGATTCCAGAAGATGTGACACCTGATGAAATTAAAGGCTACTTATATATGGAATTAGGGACATCCATTCATTTGCCATTTGAGAATCCTGTTTTTGACTATCATTTATTAAAAGAAAAAGACAAAAATAAAAAACAAATTATTTTATTTGCGGCACCGGAAAATAATATCGCTGATTTAGCGGAAATTCTTGATGAAGTGAAGCTAAAGCCTGCCGCTGCTGATATTTCCGCGCTGGCTCTTTATCGCTACTATCACCATACAAACAAGACACCAGAAAACGATGGGGTCATGATTATCGAAGTTGACTTAAAAACAGTTAATATCAGTATTTTCGAAGATCATCATCCACTCTTCATGCGCCACTTAAACATTGAAGCAGACAATGATAAATGGGTGCAGGCAAGTAACGGCCCAGGTCTTGTTTACAATGGTGACAATGTAGATGTTTGGAATGGATTAGATGATATATATAAAGAGCTGGAAAAAGTAATGAGCTTCTACCGCTATACTCTCAACAAGGGAGATAAGCAAGTGAAAAAACTGGTGATTACAGGAGACCACCCTTGGCTTTCTGGCATTATAGACCAATTAAAGGAAAGGTTTGATAATGCAGAGCAGATGAAGGGGTTCGGCCCGAGTTTGAATGATGAGCCTATACCAACAAGTATACATGTCAACATTGGTTTAGGATTAAAAGAGGTGTAA